Below is a genomic region from Leptotrichia shahii.
AATTAGTTATTTCTATATAAAATTTATCTTACTTAAATAAGTCATTTGAAGAATAAAAAAGTTTATTTTCTAATTTGTAACTTTTATTTTAATTATTAAAATGTTTTTTTGAATAGTATTTTCAATTTTCCACATTCCTATAATAACTAATATAATATATATTACTATATATATTATTATTATGCACTGTGGAAATGTGGAAACACCGATGAATAAAGGGATTGCCAGAGAATAACCTGTGGAAAACTTTTGCTGATTTTGTGGAAAACTTTTTTCCACAAAGTTGTCCACACGCTTATCAACATAAGATGTGGAAAACTAAATTAGTTGTGGAAAACCTGTGGAAAGTCTCTAAAAATCGGGATGTAAAATTTTGTGGGAAAGTATAAAAATAAATGATACAGCTATTATAAATATTGGGTTAATGGATATTTTTAATATGTGGAAAAGTGTGTGGAAAACTTTTTTTCAAAATCTTGATTATTTATTTTATATATGTTATAGTTAAATCAAATTAGAGACTACACGATGGTGATTCACTATAAATTATAATATTAAAGAAGGGAAATAGCAGATGGATGTCGTGAAATTGTGGGAAAAAGTAAAAAAAATTATGAAAAGGAAGATTAATGAAGGAGAGTTTGAACTTTTTTTTGAGAATGTAAAGGCAGTAAAAATAGAAGATAATGTATTTACACTTACTTGTAATTCCAAGTTAATAAAGGAAAGTGTGGAAAAGTATAAAAGCCAGATGGAAGAAATTGTGGAAATTGTGACAGATGAGGAAATTAAAATGAACTTTGAAGTAAAAAAACAGGATGTAATGCTGTATAAATCTGAAACACACAGATTTCCGAAACAAGCAAGGGAAAAAGCTCCAATTCATACAGGATTAAATCCTAAACATAGGCTTGATAATTTTGTAGTTGGGGAAAACAGCAGGCTAGCATATAACGCATGTCTTGCAGTTGTGAAAAATCCGACTGTTTATAATCCACTTTTCATCTTTGGAAGCTCAGGGCTTGGAAAAACTCATCTTATGCAGGCTGTGGGAAATACAATTTTAGAAAAAGATCCAACAAAACGAGTTTATTACTCCACTTCAGAAGAATTTGCAAATGAGTTTTTCAAAGTTTTAAATAGTGGACGGATTCAGCATTTTCGTGACACCTTTCGTGCTTTAGACGTGCTTCTTTTGGATGACATACAGTTTTTTGAAAAGGTGTTTGGACGTGGAGAAGGAACTGTGGAAGAGGAGTTTTTCCACACCTTTAACAAGTTGCAGGAACTAGGAAAG
It encodes:
- the dnaA gene encoding chromosomal replication initiator protein DnaA, coding for MDVVKLWEKVKKIMKRKINEGEFELFFENVKAVKIEDNVFTLTCNSKLIKESVEKYKSQMEEIVEIVTDEEIKMNFEVKKQDVMLYKSETHRFPKQAREKAPIHTGLNPKHRLDNFVVGENSRLAYNACLAVVKNPTVYNPLFIFGSSGLGKTHLMQAVGNTILEKDPTKRVYYSTSEEFANEFFKVLNSGRIQHFRDTFRALDVLLLDDIQFFEKVFGRGEGTVEEEFFHTFNKLQELGKQIIMISDKSPKEIKNLSKRLESRFLSGLTVEIQSPGYETRMMILKNMAEAQGIEIDDSILEYISDSLNTNVRELEGTLTNLNARAKLLNEQITLELVQEMLMHNVKREQSKMTAQKVIEMISAHYSVSVADMKSKKRQKKIVETRQTAMYLLKNNDDLDLSLTAIGGLFGGKDHSTVISSIRKIDKKIKEDIVFKKEIDTLNKKIFKV